A genomic region of Lysinibacillus sp. 2017 contains the following coding sequences:
- the rpoB gene encoding DNA-directed RNA polymerase subunit beta gives MNELTGQLVQYGQHRQRRSFARISEVLELPNLIEIQTASYEWFLEEGLREMFHDISPIEDFTGNLSLEFVDYALGDPKYDVDECKERDVTYAAPLRVKVRLHNKETNEVKEQDVFMGDFPLMTETGTFIINGAERVIVSQLVRSPSVYFHEKTDKNGKKGFGATVIPNRGAWLEYETDAKDVVYVRIDRTRKLPVTVLLRALGFGSDQEILDIIGDNEYLRKTLEKDNTESTDKALLEIYERLRPGEPPTVESAKNLLYSRFFDAKRYDLANVGRYKMNKKLHIKNRLFNQTIAETIVNPETGEIVVEAGTLLDRRNLDKLIPVLEQGAGFRKLQQVGGVLEDEITIQSIKIFAPNDEAQKEINVISNAYIDEEVKNITPADVLASVSYFFNLLYDVGNTDDIDHLGNRRLRSVGELLQNQFRIGLSRMERVVRERMSINDTASIVPQQLINIRPVIASIKEFFGSSQLSQFMDQTNPLAELTHKRRLSALGPGGLTRERAGMEVRDVHYSHYGRMCPIETPEGPNIGLINSLSSFAKVNKFGFIETPYRRVDPETGVITADIHYLTADEEDNYVVAQANSELTSERTFAKEEVVGRFRGDNTVFSRERIDYMDVSPKQVVSAATACIPFLENDDSNRALMGANMQRQAVPLLYPNAPFVGTGMEHVDARDSGAAVVAKYDGIVEHVEARSIRVRRIETIDGKEVKGDLTNYKLQKFIRSNQGTSYNQRPIVKIGDRVKPRDILADGPSMERGELALGQNVLVAFMTWDGYNYEDAVIMSERLVKDDVYTSVHIEEYESESRDTKLGPEEITRDIPNVGEDALRNLDDRGIIRIGAEVRDGDILVGKVTPKGVTELTAEERLLHAIFGEKAREVRDTSLRVPHGAGGIILDVKVFNREDGDELPPGVNQLVRAYIVQKRKIRVGDKMAGRHGNKGVISRILPEEDMPFMPDGTPVDIMLNPLGVPSRMNIGQVLELHLGMAARYLGVHMATPVFDGANENDVWETMEEAGMNRDGKTILYDGRSGEAFDSRVSVGVMYMIKLAHMVDDKLHARSTGPYSLVTQQPLGGKAQFGGQRFGEMEVWALEAYGAAYTLQEILTVKSDDVVGRVKTYEAIVKGESVPEPGVPESFKVLIKELQSLGMDVKMLTINDEEVELRDLDDEEEVTAPAPETDAKPSGDKEDPVESFE, from the coding sequence GTGAATGAGTTGACAGGTCAACTAGTTCAGTACGGACAACACCGCCAGCGTAGAAGCTTTGCGCGTATTAGCGAGGTGCTGGAACTTCCGAATTTAATCGAAATCCAAACAGCATCTTATGAGTGGTTCCTTGAAGAAGGGTTGCGCGAGATGTTCCACGACATTTCTCCAATCGAAGACTTTACAGGTAATCTTTCATTAGAATTCGTCGACTATGCCTTAGGAGATCCTAAGTATGATGTTGATGAATGCAAAGAACGCGACGTAACTTACGCTGCACCATTACGTGTAAAAGTACGTTTACACAACAAAGAAACAAACGAAGTAAAAGAGCAAGACGTCTTTATGGGTGATTTCCCATTAATGACGGAAACAGGCACGTTTATTATTAACGGTGCTGAGCGCGTTATCGTTTCTCAGTTAGTTCGTTCTCCAAGTGTATACTTCCACGAAAAAACGGATAAAAACGGTAAAAAAGGCTTTGGCGCAACAGTTATTCCTAACCGTGGTGCATGGCTTGAATATGAAACAGATGCAAAAGATGTCGTTTACGTACGTATCGACCGCACGCGTAAATTACCAGTAACGGTTCTTTTACGTGCATTAGGTTTCGGTTCAGACCAAGAAATTTTAGATATCATTGGCGACAATGAATATTTACGTAAAACGCTTGAAAAAGATAACACAGAAAGCACTGATAAAGCGCTTCTTGAAATCTATGAGCGTCTACGCCCAGGTGAACCACCAACAGTTGAATCAGCGAAGAACTTATTATATTCTCGCTTCTTTGACGCAAAACGCTATGATTTAGCGAATGTTGGTCGTTACAAAATGAACAAAAAGCTTCACATCAAAAATCGTTTATTCAACCAAACGATTGCTGAAACAATTGTTAATCCTGAAACAGGAGAAATCGTTGTAGAAGCAGGTACATTATTAGATCGTCGTAACTTAGATAAGTTAATTCCTGTCTTAGAACAAGGTGCAGGCTTCCGTAAGTTACAACAAGTTGGTGGCGTATTAGAAGACGAAATCACAATTCAATCGATTAAAATCTTTGCACCAAATGATGAAGCTCAAAAAGAAATCAATGTTATTTCAAATGCTTACATTGATGAAGAAGTGAAAAACATTACACCAGCTGACGTGTTAGCTTCTGTATCGTACTTCTTCAACTTACTTTACGATGTAGGTAACACGGATGATATTGACCATTTAGGTAACCGTCGTTTACGTTCTGTTGGTGAGTTATTACAAAACCAATTCCGTATCGGTTTATCTCGTATGGAACGTGTTGTACGTGAACGTATGTCTATCAATGACACAGCGTCAATCGTACCTCAACAATTAATCAATATTCGTCCAGTTATTGCATCTATTAAAGAATTCTTTGGTAGTTCTCAATTATCTCAATTCATGGACCAAACAAACCCATTAGCAGAATTAACGCACAAACGTCGTCTATCTGCATTAGGGCCTGGTGGTTTGACTCGTGAGCGCGCAGGTATGGAAGTACGTGACGTCCACTACTCTCACTATGGTCGTATGTGTCCAATCGAGACACCAGAGGGACCAAACATTGGTCTGATTAACTCTTTATCTTCATTTGCAAAAGTGAACAAATTCGGTTTCATTGAAACACCATATCGTCGTGTTGATCCAGAAACTGGTGTAATAACAGCTGACATTCATTACTTAACTGCTGATGAAGAAGACAACTATGTAGTAGCGCAAGCGAACTCAGAACTAACTTCAGAGCGTACATTCGCTAAGGAAGAGGTTGTAGGACGTTTCCGTGGTGATAACACTGTATTTAGCAGAGAGCGTATCGACTACATGGACGTATCGCCTAAACAAGTAGTATCTGCAGCGACAGCATGTATCCCGTTCTTAGAAAACGATGACTCTAACCGTGCCCTAATGGGAGCGAACATGCAACGTCAAGCAGTTCCATTACTATATCCAAACGCACCGTTTGTAGGTACTGGTATGGAACATGTAGATGCCCGTGATTCAGGTGCTGCAGTAGTAGCGAAATATGATGGTATCGTTGAGCATGTGGAAGCACGTTCAATTCGTGTACGTCGTATTGAAACTATTGATGGTAAAGAAGTTAAGGGTGACTTAACGAATTATAAATTACAAAAATTCATTCGTTCTAACCAAGGTACTTCATATAACCAACGTCCAATCGTAAAAATTGGCGACCGTGTAAAACCTCGTGATATTTTAGCTGATGGTCCTTCGATGGAGCGTGGCGAATTAGCACTTGGTCAAAACGTACTTGTTGCGTTCATGACATGGGACGGCTATAACTACGAGGATGCTGTAATTATGAGTGAACGCCTTGTAAAAGACGATGTATATACATCTGTTCATATTGAAGAATATGAATCAGAGTCTCGTGATACTAAGCTTGGACCTGAAGAAATCACTCGTGACATTCCAAACGTAGGTGAAGATGCACTTCGTAACCTAGACGATCGCGGAATTATCCGTATCGGTGCGGAAGTACGTGACGGAGATATTTTAGTAGGTAAAGTTACGCCTAAAGGGGTTACTGAGTTAACTGCTGAGGAACGTTTATTACATGCTATCTTCGGTGAAAAAGCACGCGAAGTACGTGACACGTCATTACGTGTACCACACGGCGCTGGCGGTATCATCTTAGATGTAAAAGTATTCAACCGTGAAGACGGTGACGAATTACCACCAGGTGTTAACCAGTTAGTTCGTGCTTATATTGTTCAAAAACGTAAAATTCGCGTTGGGGACAAAATGGCCGGACGTCACGGTAACAAAGGGGTAATCTCACGTATCTTACCAGAAGAAGATATGCCATTCATGCCAGACGGCACACCGGTAGATATCATGCTTAACCCACTTGGGGTACCTTCTCGTATGAACATCGGACAAGTTTTAGAGCTTCACTTAGGTATGGCTGCACGTTATTTAGGCGTACACATGGCTACACCAGTATTTGATGGCGCGAACGAAAATGATGTTTGGGAAACAATGGAAGAAGCTGGTATGAACCGTGATGGTAAAACAATTCTTTATGATGGACGCTCAGGTGAAGCATTTGATAGCCGTGTTTCTGTAGGTGTCATGTATATGATTAAACTTGCCCACATGGTTGATGATAAACTTCACGCACGTTCAACAGGTCCTTACTCATTAGTAACGCAACAACCGCTTGGTGGTAAAGCACAATTCGGTGGACAACGTTTCGGTGAGATGGAAGTATGGGCACTTGAAGCATACGGTGCTGCTTACACGTTACAAGAGATTTTAACTGTAAAATCAGATGACGTTGTAGGTCGTGTGAAAACATATGAAGCAATCGTAAAAGGTGAAAGTGTACCAGAACCAGGTGTACCAGAATCATTTAAAGTACTAATTAAAGAACTTCAATCATTAGGTATGGATGTTAAGATGCTAACTATCAACGACGAGGAAGTAGAACTTCGCGACCTTGACGATGAAGAAGAAGTAACAGCACCAGCTCCTGAAACGGATGCAAAACCTTCTGGTGATAAAGAAGACCCAGTAGAATCATTTGAATAA
- a CDS encoding class I SAM-dependent methyltransferase, which translates to MSEHYYSNKPQAESKPRQWKFTLLGNTFTFETDAGVFSKSEVDFGSRVLIDAFEMPEVEGVLLDVGCGYGPIGLSIAKDNPEREVLMMDINTRAIALSQKNAQLNGVQNVRIFESDGLSAVEVGTKAAAILTNPPIRAGKDTIFRFYDGAYDLLVENGELWVVIQKKQGAPSTMSHLEAMFSEVDVVEKKKGYWIIRAKK; encoded by the coding sequence ATGTCTGAACATTATTACTCAAATAAGCCTCAAGCAGAAAGTAAACCGCGCCAATGGAAATTTACTTTATTAGGGAATACATTTACGTTTGAAACGGATGCAGGTGTATTTAGTAAAAGCGAAGTAGATTTTGGTTCCCGTGTGTTAATTGATGCTTTTGAAATGCCTGAAGTAGAAGGTGTTTTACTAGATGTAGGTTGTGGGTACGGACCAATCGGCTTGTCGATTGCGAAGGATAATCCAGAGCGCGAAGTGTTAATGATGGATATTAATACGCGTGCGATTGCTTTGTCACAAAAGAACGCACAACTAAACGGGGTTCAAAATGTACGTATTTTTGAAAGTGATGGATTAAGCGCTGTAGAAGTTGGTACGAAAGCTGCTGCTATTTTGACGAATCCACCAATTCGTGCTGGGAAAGATACGATTTTCAGATTTTACGACGGTGCATATGATTTGTTAGTTGAAAATGGCGAGTTGTGGGTAGTTATACAGAAGAAACAAGGTGCACCATCAACAATGAGTCATTTAGAAGCAATGTTTTCGGAAGTTGATGTTGTTGAGAAGAAAAAAGGGTATTGGATCATACGTGCAAAAAAATAA
- the rplL gene encoding 50S ribosomal protein L7/L12, which yields MNKEQILEAIKAMTVLELNDLVKAIEDEFGVTAAAPVAVVAGGAAAAEEKTEFDVILTSAGQEKIKVIKAVREITGLGLKEAKEVVDNAPKALKEGVSKDDAEAFKAKLEEVGASVEVK from the coding sequence ATGAATAAAGAGCAAATCTTAGAAGCTATCAAAGCTATGACAGTTCTAGAATTAAACGATTTAGTAAAAGCAATCGAAGACGAATTCGGTGTAACAGCTGCTGCTCCAGTAGCGGTAGTTGCTGGCGGTGCTGCTGCAGCTGAAGAAAAAACTGAATTTGATGTAATCTTAACTTCTGCTGGTCAAGAAAAAATCAAAGTAATCAAAGCGGTTCGTGAAATCACTGGATTAGGTTTAAAAGAAGCTAAAGAGGTTGTTGACAACGCTCCTAAAGCTCTTAAAGAAGGCGTTTCTAAAGATGATGCAGAAGCATTCAAAGCTAAACTTGAAGAAGTTGGCGCTTCAGTAGAAGTTAAATAA
- the rplJ gene encoding 50S ribosomal protein L10, whose translation MNKAIETKSVKVQEIVAKFEAAASVVVVDYRGLTVAQVTELRKQLREAGVEFKVYKNTLTRRAAESVGFEGINEFLTGPNAIAFSNEDVVAPAKIINDFAKKNEALEIKAGIIEGTIASVEDVKALAELPSREGLLSMLLSVLQAPVRNFALATKAVAEQKEEQGA comes from the coding sequence ATGAACAAAGCAATCGAAACAAAATCAGTAAAAGTTCAAGAAATCGTTGCTAAATTCGAAGCTGCTGCTTCAGTTGTAGTAGTTGACTACCGTGGTTTAACAGTTGCTCAAGTAACTGAATTACGTAAACAATTACGTGAAGCTGGCGTTGAGTTCAAAGTTTACAAAAATACTTTAACTCGTCGTGCTGCTGAATCTGTAGGTTTTGAAGGTATCAATGAATTTTTAACTGGTCCAAATGCTATCGCATTCTCTAACGAGGACGTAGTAGCTCCAGCTAAAATTATCAACGACTTCGCTAAGAAAAACGAAGCTCTTGAAATCAAAGCTGGTATTATCGAAGGTACAATCGCATCTGTTGAAGATGTTAAAGCACTTGCAGAACTTCCATCTCGCGAAGGTCTATTATCAATGCTTTTATCTGTACTTCAAGCTCCAGTGCGCAACTTCGCACTTGCAACAAAAGCTGTTGCAGAGCAAAAAGAAGAACAAGGCGCGTAA
- the rplA gene encoding 50S ribosomal protein L1, with protein MAKKGKKMQDAVKLIDRSALYSVEEAVALAQKTSTVNFDATVEVAFKLSIDTRKNDQQIRGAVVLPHGTGKTQRVLVFAKGDKIKEAEAAGADYVGDAEYIQKIQQGWFDFDVIVATPDMMGEVGKLGRVLGPKGLMPNPKTGTVTFDVTKAIEEIKAGKVEYRAEKSGIIHAPIGKVSFDTAKLAENFLAVFEVIQKAKPASSKGIYMKSVNITTTMGPAVKVDAANVSVK; from the coding sequence ATGGCTAAAAAAGGTAAAAAAATGCAAGATGCAGTTAAATTAATCGATCGCTCAGCTCTATATTCTGTAGAAGAAGCAGTAGCTTTAGCACAAAAAACATCTACAGTTAACTTTGATGCAACTGTAGAAGTAGCATTCAAATTAAGCATTGATACTCGTAAAAATGACCAACAAATCCGTGGTGCAGTAGTATTACCACACGGTACTGGTAAAACTCAACGTGTATTAGTTTTCGCTAAAGGCGATAAAATTAAAGAAGCAGAAGCTGCTGGTGCTGATTATGTAGGCGATGCAGAATATATCCAAAAAATCCAACAAGGTTGGTTTGATTTCGATGTAATCGTTGCAACTCCAGACATGATGGGTGAAGTTGGTAAACTTGGTCGTGTATTAGGACCTAAAGGTTTAATGCCAAACCCTAAAACTGGTACAGTTACTTTCGACGTAACTAAAGCTATCGAAGAAATTAAAGCTGGTAAAGTAGAATACCGTGCTGAAAAGTCTGGTATCATCCACGCTCCAATCGGTAAAGTTTCTTTCGATACAGCAAAATTAGCAGAAAACTTCTTAGCTGTATTTGAAGTAATTCAAAAAGCTAAACCGGCTTCATCAAAAGGTATTTACATGAAGTCTGTAAATATTACAACTACAATGGGCCCAGCTGTTAAAGTTGACGCTGCTAACGTATCAGTTAAATAA
- the rplK gene encoding 50S ribosomal protein L11 → MAKKVIKVVKLQIPAGKANPAPPVGPALGQAGVNIMGFCKEFNARTADQAGLIIPVEISVFEDRSFTFITKTPPAAVLLKVAAGIQSGSGEPNRKKVATVKRDKVREIAEQKMPDLNAASVEAAMLMVEGTARSMGIVIED, encoded by the coding sequence GTGGCTAAAAAAGTTATTAAAGTTGTAAAACTTCAAATCCCTGCTGGTAAAGCAAACCCAGCGCCACCAGTTGGTCCTGCATTAGGTCAAGCAGGTGTTAATATCATGGGATTCTGTAAAGAATTTAACGCGCGTACTGCTGATCAAGCTGGTCTTATTATTCCGGTTGAAATTTCAGTATTCGAAGACCGTTCATTCACTTTCATTACTAAAACTCCACCTGCAGCAGTATTACTTAAAGTAGCAGCTGGTATCCAATCTGGATCTGGTGAACCAAACCGTAAGAAAGTTGCAACGGTTAAACGTGATAAAGTTCGCGAAATCGCTGAACAAAAAATGCCAGACCTTAACGCTGCTTCAGTTGAAGCTGCTATGTTAATGGTCGAAGGTACTGCACGAAGCATGGGTATTGTTATCGAAGACTAA
- the nusG gene encoding transcription termination/antitermination protein NusG, which produces MEKNWYVVHTYSGYENRVKANLEKRVETMGMQDKIFRVIVAEHEEIDVKEDGKKKVVMRKVFPGYVLVELIMTDDAWYVVRNTPGVTGFLGSSGGGVKPTPLLAEEADRLLEQMGMNEQQLGEVEISVGEVVEVLEGPFAHFQGRVEEIDIDNAKLKVLVDMFGRETVMELDFAQVQKI; this is translated from the coding sequence ATGGAAAAAAATTGGTATGTAGTTCATACGTATTCAGGTTACGAAAACCGAGTGAAAGCAAATCTTGAAAAACGCGTTGAGACAATGGGGATGCAAGATAAAATTTTCCGTGTTATCGTTGCAGAACATGAAGAAATCGATGTAAAAGAAGACGGTAAGAAAAAAGTGGTAATGCGTAAAGTATTCCCAGGTTACGTTTTAGTCGAATTAATTATGACAGACGATGCTTGGTATGTTGTACGTAATACACCAGGTGTTACTGGATTCCTCGGTTCTTCAGGCGGTGGCGTAAAACCAACACCATTATTAGCAGAAGAAGCAGATCGTTTATTAGAACAAATGGGTATGAACGAACAGCAACTTGGTGAAGTAGAAATTTCAGTTGGAGAAGTTGTAGAAGTGTTAGAAGGACCTTTTGCACATTTCCAAGGTCGCGTAGAAGAAATCGATATCGACAATGCAAAATTAAAAGTTCTTGTTGATATGTTCGGTCGCGAAACTGTTATGGAGCTTGATTTTGCTCAAGTTCAAAAAATATAG
- the secE gene encoding preprotein translocase subunit SecE, whose product MSKVSNFLHEVGSEMRKTSWPKSKELTKYTVVVVSTVIVMALFFTVVDLGVSELFRWFLSL is encoded by the coding sequence ATGAGTAAAGTATCAAACTTTTTACATGAAGTCGGCTCGGAAATGCGTAAAACAAGTTGGCCAAAAAGTAAAGAGCTAACGAAGTATACGGTAGTAGTTGTTTCAACAGTTATCGTGATGGCGTTATTCTTTACAGTAGTAGATTTAGGAGTATCAGAATTATTCCGCTGGTTCTTGTCTTTATAA
- the rpmG gene encoding 50S ribosomal protein L33, which produces MAKKVVLSCEKCGSRNYNVPQKQGTTERLELKKFCSHCNEHTMHKQTL; this is translated from the coding sequence ATGGCTAAAAAAGTCGTTTTAAGTTGCGAAAAATGCGGTTCAAGAAACTATAATGTCCCTCAAAAACAAGGTACAACAGAACGTCTTGAATTAAAGAAATTTTGTTCGCATTGCAATGAACATACAATGCATAAACAAACGTTATAA
- the sigH gene encoding RNA polymerase sporulation sigma factor SigH: MLKSEKIQVIQQFESLTDEELVEQVHQGNADALDFLISKYRLFVKAKARSYFLIGADKEDIIQEGMIGLYKAIRDFKEDKLASFRAFAELCITRQIITAIKTATRQKHIPLNSYVSLDKPIYDEESERTLMDVITSPVSDDPEYLMINREDYIHLEKKMGEVLSELEQQVLIRYLEGQSYNEISKELNRHVKSIDNALQRVKRKLERHIELKEMT, encoded by the coding sequence TTGCTTAAAAGTGAGAAGATACAAGTCATACAGCAGTTTGAAAGTTTAACAGATGAAGAACTTGTGGAGCAAGTGCATCAAGGCAATGCGGATGCGTTGGATTTTTTGATTTCAAAATATCGACTCTTTGTTAAAGCAAAAGCGAGATCCTATTTTTTAATCGGTGCGGATAAAGAAGATATCATCCAAGAAGGCATGATTGGTTTGTATAAAGCCATACGTGATTTTAAAGAGGATAAGCTTGCTTCATTCCGTGCGTTTGCGGAATTATGTATTACAAGACAGATTATTACAGCCATTAAAACAGCAACACGTCAAAAGCACATCCCACTTAATTCGTATGTTTCGTTAGATAAACCAATTTATGATGAAGAATCGGAACGTACGCTCATGGATGTCATTACAAGTCCGGTCTCAGATGATCCGGAATATTTGATGATTAATCGTGAAGACTACATCCATCTTGAAAAAAAGATGGGGGAAGTGTTGAGTGAGCTAGAACAACAGGTATTAATTCGCTATTTAGAAGGACAATCCTATAACGAAATTTCAAAAGAACTCAATCGTCACGTGAAATCAATAGACAATGCTTTGCAGCGTGTAAAGCGAAAATTAGAGCGTCACATTGAATTAAAAGAAATGACGTAA
- a CDS encoding NYN domain-containing protein yields MQNILLVDGYNMIGAWSELRPLREPHFEDARDRLIERMAEYKAHTGWRVIVVFDAHLVPGTEQLYIQHAVEVIYTRKNEIADERIEKLSTELKGRKVQIYVATSDMTEQNVVFGHGALRKSARELEIEMQIIQSKISSKVKEAKDEKPASRIKLSKEVELQFEKWRRGLK; encoded by the coding sequence ATGCAAAATATTTTGCTAGTAGACGGCTACAATATGATTGGTGCGTGGAGCGAGCTTCGTCCATTGCGCGAACCACATTTCGAGGATGCGCGAGATCGCTTAATCGAAAGAATGGCCGAATATAAAGCACATACAGGGTGGCGCGTCATTGTTGTTTTTGACGCGCATCTTGTGCCAGGTACAGAGCAACTTTATATTCAACATGCGGTGGAAGTTATTTATACACGCAAAAATGAAATAGCAGACGAACGTATTGAAAAATTATCGACCGAATTAAAGGGACGAAAGGTTCAAATTTATGTAGCTACTTCAGATATGACCGAGCAAAATGTTGTATTTGGTCATGGTGCATTGCGTAAATCAGCGCGCGAGCTTGAAATCGAAATGCAAATTATTCAATCAAAAATTTCCTCAAAAGTGAAAGAAGCAAAAGACGAAAAGCCTGCCTCAAGGATAAAGTTATCTAAAGAGGTGGAGTTGCAATTTGAAAAGTGGCGAAGAGGGCTCAAATAA
- the rlmB gene encoding 23S rRNA (guanosine(2251)-2'-O)-methyltransferase RlmB, with product MAERTQRDRKQQGRKFQERKTHEIKPQPQVEQVEQSEETTNEMIAGKNPVLEALRAGREINKLWIAEGVKKSGVQELIDLAKERGVLVQFVPKQKIDKLADNHQGIVAAVAAYDYAELDDLFNVAQAKNEDPFFIILDELEDPHNLGSIMRTADAIGVHGIIIPKRRAVGLTAVVAKASTGAIEHVPVVRVTNLAQTVDELKERGVWIAGTDAKGSQDYRKMDATLPLALIIGSEGKGMSRLLKDKCDFLYNLPMIGHVTSLNASVAAALLMYEVYRKRQEANG from the coding sequence ATGGCCGAAAGAACACAACGCGATCGTAAACAACAAGGTCGAAAATTCCAAGAGCGTAAAACGCATGAAATAAAACCTCAGCCACAGGTGGAGCAAGTGGAACAATCAGAGGAAACTACGAATGAAATGATTGCTGGTAAAAATCCAGTATTAGAAGCATTACGTGCAGGACGAGAAATCAATAAACTTTGGATTGCAGAAGGTGTAAAAAAATCAGGGGTCCAAGAGTTAATTGATTTAGCTAAAGAGCGCGGGGTACTTGTTCAGTTCGTACCGAAGCAAAAAATTGATAAATTAGCTGATAATCACCAAGGAATTGTAGCAGCAGTAGCGGCTTATGATTATGCAGAGCTAGATGATTTATTTAATGTAGCACAAGCAAAAAATGAAGATCCGTTTTTTATTATTTTAGATGAATTAGAAGATCCACATAATTTAGGTTCAATTATGCGTACAGCAGATGCCATTGGTGTGCACGGCATTATTATTCCAAAGCGTCGCGCGGTTGGCTTAACGGCGGTTGTTGCAAAAGCATCAACAGGTGCCATTGAACACGTGCCAGTTGTACGTGTGACGAATTTAGCACAAACGGTTGATGAATTAAAAGAGCGTGGTGTATGGATTGCGGGGACGGATGCAAAAGGTTCTCAGGATTATCGCAAAATGGATGCAACATTACCGCTTGCATTAATTATTGGTAGTGAAGGTAAAGGGATGAGTCGTCTATTAAAAGATAAATGTGATTTCTTATATAACTTACCGATGATTGGTCATGTTACATCATTGAACGCTTCAGTAGCAGCAGCGTTACTAATGTACGAAGTGTACCGTAAACGCCAAGAAGCTAACGGATGA
- a CDS encoding Mini-ribonuclease 3 gives MQNLTPHDVIQINALALAYMGDAVLEQRIREHLILSGRAKPNTLHKEATSYVSAKAQSMIVHRMMDENFLTEEELATFRRGRNAKSGSVPKNTDVRTYRNSSGFEAVLGSLFLIGEQGRADEIIDYAIQIVEQSKGVS, from the coding sequence ATGCAAAATTTAACACCACATGATGTAATACAGATTAATGCATTAGCACTTGCCTATATGGGCGATGCGGTACTTGAGCAAAGAATTCGTGAACATTTAATTTTATCAGGAAGAGCGAAGCCGAATACACTTCATAAAGAAGCGACAAGCTACGTTTCAGCGAAGGCACAGTCGATGATTGTGCATCGCATGATGGATGAAAATTTTTTGACAGAGGAAGAACTTGCTACATTCCGCAGAGGTCGAAATGCGAAGTCAGGCTCAGTCCCTAAAAATACAGATGTACGCACGTATCGAAATAGTTCAGGTTTTGAGGCGGTGTTAGGTAGTCTCTTTTTAATCGGGGAACAAGGTCGTGCAGATGAAATAATTGACTACGCAATACAAATCGTAGAACAGTCAAAAGGAGTGTCATAA